Proteins from a genomic interval of Candidatus Hydrothermales bacterium:
- a CDS encoding D-alanine--D-alanine ligase yields the protein MNFDKKEIIEKFKDKIILVICGGTSGEREVSLRSGRNVYNALKHFNLNVKLLEIQKDFVKEILEARPFDVVFNILHGKPGEDGTVQGFLELLSIPYTGSSVLGSAIGMNKIVAKKIFISEGIPTPPFVTIYHYENFEEKLKEAEEKFGYPMMLKPKDEGSSLGVSICKNKDEVIRNYYENKHRFKDFFLEKYIKGKIITTGILGTGKKAFALPILELRPLRREFYDYTAKYTKGETEFILPAELSPELTELVQNLSLKAHLALECRGFSRVDGVVSESGEPYILEVNTLPGMTDLSDLPAEAKAYGLTYEELVLFILNTVYD from the coding sequence ATGAATTTTGACAAAAAGGAAATAATTGAAAAATTTAAAGATAAGATAATTTTGGTTATTTGTGGTGGAACATCGGGTGAAAGGGAAGTTTCCCTAAGATCTGGTAGAAACGTGTATAATGCCCTTAAGCACTTTAATTTAAACGTTAAACTTTTAGAGATACAAAAAGATTTTGTAAAAGAGATCTTAGAAGCAAGACCCTTTGATGTAGTTTTTAATATACTTCATGGGAAACCGGGTGAAGATGGGACAGTTCAAGGATTTCTTGAACTTCTCTCTATCCCATATACGGGAAGCTCAGTACTCGGCTCTGCAATAGGGATGAATAAGATAGTTGCAAAAAAGATTTTTATATCTGAAGGTATTCCAACACCACCCTTTGTCACAATCTATCACTACGAAAACTTTGAAGAAAAACTAAAAGAAGCAGAAGAAAAATTTGGATACCCTATGATGCTAAAACCAAAAGATGAGGGCTCAAGCTTAGGCGTATCAATATGCAAAAACAAGGACGAGGTCATTAGAAATTATTATGAAAATAAACATAGGTTTAAAGACTTTTTCCTTGAAAAATACATAAAAGGTAAAATAATAACAACAGGTATACTCGGGACGGGGAAAAAGGCCTTTGCTTTACCGATTCTTGAGTTAAGGCCACTTAGAAGGGAGTTTTACGATTATACAGCAAAGTATACAAAGGGAGAAACAGAGTTTATTTTACCAGCAGAGCTTTCGCCTGAGCTTACAGAGTTAGTTCAAAATCTTTCTTTAAAAGCACACCTTGCTCTTGAATGTAGAGGTTTTTCAAGAGTTGATGGTGTAGTATCTGAAAGTGGTGAACCCTATATACTTGAGGTAAACACTTTACCCGGCATGACTGATCTCTCTGATTTACCAGCAGAAGCAAAGGCCTATGGTTTAACCTATGAAGAGCTCGTTCTCTTTATTTTAAATACCGTATATGATTAA